One region of Peribacillus simplex genomic DNA includes:
- a CDS encoding IS1182 family transposase, translated as MLSKHDSIQRDQLEMITLDQLVPPNHLVRKLEAAIDFTFIYDLVKDMYSEVGRPSIDPVILVKLTFIQYTFGIRSMRKTIEEVETNMAYRWFLGYGFHDKVPHFSTFGKNYERRFKDTDLFEQIFYRILMTAANKKLISAEHVFVDSTHVKASANKRKFEKKIVRKETRAYQGRLQEEINRDRENHGKKPFPSDKFDKEETKEIKESTTDSESGYYVKDERTKQFAYSFHAAADRNGFVLGTIVTPGNIHDSQILEPLVEQVIEKIGKPEAVAADAAYKTPAITSYLFNKEIIPALPYTRPRTKEGFFRKQDYVYDEHFDCYLCPSGELLKYSTTNKEGYREYKSPKHTCATCSFLSQCTESKDHQKVVTRHIWQTHVEEADHLRHHQDVKTIYAKRKETIERVFADAKEKHGMRWTTLRGLKKLSMQAMLTFAAINLKKMANWTWGGPKMA; from the coding sequence ATGCTTTCGAAACATGACTCTATTCAGCGAGATCAACTTGAAATGATTACGTTAGATCAACTGGTGCCACCGAACCATTTGGTTCGTAAACTAGAGGCTGCCATTGACTTCACTTTCATTTATGACTTGGTGAAAGATATGTATTCAGAGGTAGGACGCCCAAGTATTGATCCAGTTATTTTAGTTAAACTGACATTCATTCAATATACCTTCGGTATTCGTTCCATGCGTAAAACGATTGAAGAAGTTGAAACTAATATGGCTTACCGTTGGTTCTTAGGCTATGGTTTCCATGATAAAGTACCTCATTTCTCTACGTTTGGGAAAAATTATGAGCGACGCTTTAAAGATACAGACCTGTTTGAACAGATTTTCTATCGTATTTTAATGACAGCTGCTAATAAAAAGTTAATAAGTGCTGAACACGTTTTCGTGGATTCCACACATGTGAAAGCCAGTGCGAATAAACGGAAATTTGAAAAGAAAATCGTTCGTAAAGAAACACGAGCGTATCAAGGGCGTCTTCAAGAAGAAATCAATCGAGATCGTGAAAACCATGGAAAGAAGCCTTTTCCATCAGATAAATTTGATAAAGAAGAGACCAAAGAGATTAAAGAAAGTACAACGGATTCTGAGAGTGGCTACTATGTGAAAGATGAACGAACAAAACAGTTTGCCTATTCATTCCACGCGGCCGCAGACCGCAACGGTTTTGTATTGGGAACGATTGTAACACCTGGAAATATACATGACAGTCAGATCTTAGAGCCACTAGTTGAACAAGTGATTGAGAAAATTGGAAAACCGGAAGCCGTTGCCGCAGATGCAGCTTATAAAACACCAGCGATTACAAGCTACCTATTTAACAAAGAAATCATACCGGCTTTACCTTATACACGTCCTCGCACCAAAGAAGGATTTTTCCGCAAACAGGACTATGTATACGATGAACATTTTGATTGTTACCTTTGTCCTTCGGGAGAGCTATTAAAGTACTCAACAACCAATAAAGAGGGCTATCGCGAGTATAAATCACCCAAACACACTTGTGCGACATGCTCATTTTTATCTCAGTGTACAGAAAGCAAAGACCATCAAAAAGTGGTGACACGGCATATTTGGCAAACACATGTGGAAGAAGCAGATCATCTGCGTCATCATCAAGATGTAAAAACTATATATGCGAAACGTAAAGAAACGATTGAGCGTGTATTCGCAGATGCAAAAGAAAAGCATGGTATGCGTTGGACAACTTTAAGGGGACTTAAAAAATTGTCGATGCAGGCGATGCTTACTTTCGCTGCCATTAATTTAAAGAAAATGGCCAATTGGACATGGGGAGGTCCAAAAATGGCCTAA
- a CDS encoding metal-sensitive transcriptional regulator, translated as MNEDECCTTSSHGRKSHHSDSVKKNLTTRLNRIEGQIRGIKGLIEKDTYCDDVITQIAATQSAMNSVAKILLEGHLRNCVVERLNDGDTAVIDEVLVTIQKLMKK; from the coding sequence ATGAACGAAGATGAATGCTGTACGACCTCTTCCCACGGCCGAAAGAGTCATCACTCGGATTCAGTAAAAAAGAATTTAACGACCCGGTTAAATCGTATCGAAGGTCAAATTCGCGGTATAAAGGGTCTTATTGAAAAAGATACGTACTGTGACGATGTGATTACCCAAATAGCTGCTACTCAAAGTGCAATGAATAGTGTGGCCAAGATTTTATTGGAAGGCCATCTTAGGAATTGTGTGGTTGAACGGCTGAATGATGGGGATACGGCGGTTATAGATGAAGTGCTTGTAACGATACAAAAATTAATGAAGAAGTAA
- the copZ gene encoding copper chaperone CopZ yields MENVTLNVSGMSCGHCVNAVEGNVGKLAGVESVKVHLEAGKVDVAFDKERVSLEKIKETIDDQGYDVE; encoded by the coding sequence ATGGAAAATGTAACATTGAATGTCAGTGGAATGTCTTGTGGTCATTGTGTGAATGCTGTTGAAGGTAATGTAGGAAAACTGGCAGGTGTTGAAAGCGTAAAAGTGCATTTGGAAGCAGGCAAAGTAGATGTAGCTTTTGATAAAGAAAGAGTATCACTTGAAAAAATAAAAGAAACAATCGATGATCAAGGCTACGATGTCGAGTAG
- a CDS encoding heavy metal translocating P-type ATPase, producing the protein MGRRDDVSSHIQETSMQISGMTCSACATRIEKGLNRMEGVEEATVNLALEKSVIKYDSEKLSNKDFEKKIQDLGYGVVKEKKEFTITGMTCAACATRIEKGLNKLDGVSLAIVNLALENATVEYDPSEASPVDIIQRVEKLGYGAIIKEDNMDSVDFRQKEIQKQKNKFIFSVILSFPLLWAMVSHFSFTSFIYMPDFLMNPWVQMAFATPVQFIIGKQFYVGAYKALKNKSANMDVLVAMGTSAAYFYSVYQAIISIGFHHSTAQLYFETSSILITLILLGKLFEAKAKGRSSEAIKKLMGLQAKTALVLRNGEERDIPLELVIVGDTVLVKPGEKIPVDGVVVEGNSAVDESMLTGESIPVDKTIGDTVIGSTLNKNGFLQMNATNIGKDTALSQIIKVVEDAQGSKAPIQRLADQISGVFVPIVVGIALLTFLVWIIVVSPGEFLPAFEAMIAVLVIACPCALGLATPTSIMAGSGRAAEFGILFKGGEHLETTHHIDTVILDKTGTVTNGTPVLTDVIIENGMEEDQFLSLIGAVEKQSEHPLAQSIVQGIQARQVSLAEVGEFEAIPGYGVRAVVDQKELFVGTRKLMKQNNVDITKALTAMEELEEQGKTAMLASIEGEYAGLIAVADTIKDTSVTAIKRLKAMNIQVIMITGDNQRTANAIGNQVGIDQVIAEVLPEGKAEEVEKLQAAGKKVAMVGDGINDAPALALADIGMAIGTGTDVALEAADITLIRGDLNSIADAILMSRKTMRNIKQNLFWAFAYNVIGIPIAAIGLLAPWLAGAAMAFSSVSVVLNALRLQRVKL; encoded by the coding sequence ATGGGAAGGCGGGATGATGTGAGCAGCCATATACAAGAAACAAGTATGCAGATTTCAGGCATGACTTGCTCTGCCTGTGCAACCAGGATTGAAAAAGGGTTAAACAGAATGGAAGGCGTGGAGGAAGCCACCGTTAATTTGGCTCTTGAGAAATCAGTCATTAAATATGATTCAGAAAAATTAAGCAACAAGGACTTTGAAAAGAAAATTCAAGATCTTGGCTATGGTGTAGTGAAAGAGAAAAAGGAATTTACGATTACTGGCATGACCTGTGCAGCCTGTGCTACCCGAATTGAAAAAGGGCTAAATAAGTTGGATGGAGTGAGCCTGGCTATTGTGAATCTGGCGCTTGAAAATGCGACCGTCGAATATGATCCTTCCGAAGCGTCCCCAGTTGATATCATTCAACGAGTGGAGAAGTTGGGGTATGGGGCGATCATCAAGGAAGATAATATGGATTCAGTGGATTTCCGTCAGAAAGAAATTCAAAAACAAAAGAATAAATTCATCTTTTCCGTCATTTTATCTTTTCCATTGTTATGGGCAATGGTTAGCCATTTTAGTTTTACTTCGTTTATCTATATGCCTGATTTCCTCATGAATCCTTGGGTGCAAATGGCATTTGCCACCCCCGTGCAATTCATCATTGGAAAGCAGTTTTATGTTGGTGCTTATAAAGCCTTGAAAAATAAAAGCGCCAATATGGATGTATTGGTCGCAATGGGAACATCCGCTGCCTATTTTTACAGTGTCTATCAGGCGATCATTTCGATTGGATTCCATCACAGTACGGCACAACTTTATTTCGAAACAAGTTCGATTCTTATCACCCTCATTCTTTTAGGGAAGCTTTTTGAAGCAAAAGCAAAAGGACGTTCTTCCGAGGCCATCAAAAAATTGATGGGGCTTCAGGCCAAAACGGCATTGGTGTTAAGGAATGGTGAAGAGCGTGACATACCACTTGAATTGGTCATTGTAGGGGATACGGTTTTGGTAAAGCCGGGTGAAAAGATCCCTGTCGATGGAGTAGTGGTTGAAGGGAACTCTGCAGTCGATGAATCCATGTTAACGGGTGAGAGCATTCCGGTAGATAAAACAATCGGGGATACTGTGATAGGTTCAACATTGAATAAGAATGGTTTTCTCCAAATGAATGCGACGAATATCGGAAAGGATACAGCTCTTTCTCAAATCATTAAAGTCGTCGAAGATGCTCAAGGGTCCAAAGCTCCGATTCAAAGGCTTGCTGACCAAATTTCCGGTGTCTTCGTTCCTATCGTTGTCGGAATCGCCCTTTTAACTTTTCTTGTTTGGATTATAGTGGTTAGTCCTGGAGAATTCCTACCTGCTTTTGAAGCGATGATTGCAGTGCTAGTCATAGCTTGTCCCTGTGCTTTAGGTCTGGCCACCCCCACATCCATCATGGCAGGATCAGGGCGGGCTGCAGAATTCGGTATTTTATTTAAAGGCGGGGAGCATTTGGAAACCACTCACCATATTGATACGGTCATTTTGGATAAAACGGGAACGGTAACGAATGGCACCCCTGTGTTAACCGATGTCATCATCGAGAATGGAATGGAAGAAGATCAGTTTTTATCTCTTATTGGTGCAGTTGAAAAACAATCCGAACACCCTCTTGCCCAATCTATCGTTCAAGGAATTCAAGCAAGACAGGTATCACTTGCAGAGGTTGGGGAATTCGAAGCGATACCTGGTTATGGGGTGAGAGCTGTAGTGGATCAAAAGGAGCTATTCGTCGGCACGCGAAAATTGATGAAGCAAAATAACGTGGATATAACAAAGGCGCTAACAGCGATGGAAGAACTTGAAGAGCAAGGGAAAACCGCAATGCTCGCTAGCATTGAAGGTGAATATGCAGGCCTTATTGCTGTTGCGGATACGATAAAAGATACCTCGGTAACGGCTATAAAAAGGTTAAAAGCAATGAATATCCAGGTCATCATGATAACAGGGGATAATCAAAGGACAGCAAATGCCATCGGCAATCAAGTGGGCATTGACCAAGTGATTGCAGAAGTACTTCCTGAAGGGAAAGCAGAGGAAGTTGAAAAACTGCAGGCCGCCGGTAAAAAAGTGGCAATGGTCGGGGATGGGATAAATGATGCACCAGCACTTGCACTTGCTGATATAGGAATGGCTATCGGAACCGGGACGGACGTAGCCTTGGAAGCTGCTGATATCACTTTGATCCGAGGTGATTTGAACAGTATTGCAGATGCAATCCTCATGAGCAGGAAAACGATGCGAAATATCAAACAAAACCTATTCTGGGCATTTGCTTATAACGTAATCGGAATACCAATTGCGGCAATCGGACTGCTTGCCCCGTGGTTAGCGGGTGCTGCCATGGCTTTCAGTTCTGTATCAGTCGTTTTAAACGCACTGCGCCTTCAACGGGTAAAGCTATAA